A genomic stretch from Photobacterium atrarenae includes:
- a CDS encoding GntR family transcriptional regulator yields the protein MEMIRQDILLGELAPGQKLVVAELKARYDVGASPIREALVQLSWKKYVIFAPQKGCWVAPVSVAELEELFEASQLLTQTLLSQAIDQGGEAWELNILTSFHKLSRLNPAEQDIDFNEWEKRHSEFHLALLDGSQSTVMLELYREVYEQIERYRHIWASQTRCYEEHYHNHGEHEAMMKAVLSRDIQTAQTLLRNHSQRAIEMIKTYL from the coding sequence ATGGAAATGATCCGGCAGGATATTTTGCTGGGCGAGCTTGCGCCCGGGCAAAAGCTTGTCGTTGCCGAGCTCAAAGCGCGATACGACGTCGGAGCCTCTCCGATCCGGGAAGCCCTGGTCCAGCTATCGTGGAAGAAGTATGTCATCTTTGCGCCGCAAAAAGGCTGCTGGGTCGCACCGGTCTCGGTGGCCGAACTGGAAGAGCTGTTCGAAGCCAGTCAGCTCCTGACCCAAACACTGCTCTCCCAGGCCATCGACCAAGGTGGTGAAGCCTGGGAGCTGAACATCCTGACCAGCTTCCATAAACTCAGCCGCCTCAACCCGGCCGAGCAGGATATCGACTTCAACGAATGGGAAAAGCGCCACAGTGAGTTTCATCTCGCCTTACTCGACGGCAGCCAGTCGACCGTGATGCTCGAGTTGTATCGCGAAGTCTACGAGCAGATTGAACGTTACCGCCATATCTGGGCCAGCCAGACCCGTTGCTACGAAGAACACTACCACAATCACGGCGAGCATGAGGCCATGATGAAAGCCGTGCTGAGCCGGGATATCCAAACCGCCCAGACGCTGCTGCGCAATCACTCGCAGCGGGCCATCGAGATGATCAAGACCTACCTCTGA
- the ilvN gene encoding acetolactate synthase small subunit gives MRRIISVLLENESGALSRVVGLFSQRGYNIESLTVAPTDDPTLSRLNITTNVENDAALEQIEKQLHKLIDILKVSNVTETEHVERELMLVKVKASGFARAEVKRTADIFRGQIVDVTAQIYTIQLAGTSDKLDAFIAAVAEATDIIEVARSGVVGIARGERALKA, from the coding sequence ATGCGCAGAATTATATCGGTCTTACTGGAAAATGAATCGGGCGCATTGTCACGGGTAGTTGGCTTATTCTCTCAGCGTGGCTATAACATTGAATCATTGACGGTCGCACCGACCGACGACCCAACACTGTCGCGGCTCAACATTACCACCAATGTTGAAAATGACGCGGCCCTGGAGCAAATCGAGAAACAGCTGCATAAGCTGATCGATATTCTCAAGGTCAGCAATGTGACGGAAACCGAGCATGTGGAGCGGGAGCTGATGCTGGTGAAGGTCAAAGCCAGCGGCTTTGCCCGGGCGGAAGTCAAACGCACAGCAGATATCTTCCGCGGCCAGATTGTCGATGTGACGGCTCAGATCTACACCATTCAGCTGGCCGGCACCAGCGACAAGCTGGATGCCTTTATTGCCGCGGTGGCTGAAGCGACGGACATCATAGAGGTGGCCCGCAGTGGCGTGGTTGGGATTGCCCGCGGCGAGCGTGCGCTGAAAGCCTGA
- a CDS encoding acetolactate synthase 3 large subunit gives MEMLSGAEMIVRSMIDQGVKHIFGYPGGSVLDIYDALHEKSDIEHVLVRHEQAAVHMADGYARATGEVGVVLVTSGPGATNAVTGIATAYMDSIPMVVFSGQVMSNLIGNDAFQECDMVGISRPVVKHSFLVQNPEDIPEIVKKAFYIAASGRPGPVVIDIPKDMLNPAETYPYKYPESIAMRSYNPTTQGHKGQIKRGLRALLSAKKPVLYVGGGAIMAECGEQLLQLAERLNLPVVSTLMGLGAFPGTHHNSLGMLGMHGTYEANMTMHNSDLIFGVGVRFDDRTTNNVAKYCPNATVMHIDIDPSSISKTIAADIPIVGSAEAVLSSMLKMLDEQDSSNDGEAIDSWWSEIESWRARKCLSYATDNERIKPQQVIEVLHKLTDGEAYVASDVGQHQMFAALYYPFDKPRRWINSGGLGTMGFGLPAAMGVKFALPDAEVVCVTGDGSIQMNIQELSTALQYDIPVKIINLNNRFLGMVKQWQDMIYQGRHSHSYMDSVPDFAAIAEAYGHVGVRISDPAKLESELEKALAMKDKLVFIDISVDETEHVYPMLIRGGSMSEMWLSKTERT, from the coding sequence ATGGAAATGTTGTCCGGCGCCGAGATGATCGTGCGGTCCATGATTGATCAAGGCGTAAAACATATCTTCGGATACCCTGGCGGTTCAGTGCTGGATATTTACGATGCACTGCATGAAAAAAGTGATATTGAGCACGTGCTCGTTCGCCACGAGCAAGCTGCAGTCCACATGGCCGATGGCTACGCCCGGGCAACCGGGGAAGTCGGGGTGGTGCTGGTGACCTCAGGTCCCGGTGCGACTAACGCCGTGACCGGGATTGCCACCGCGTACATGGACTCCATTCCGATGGTCGTGTTTTCCGGTCAGGTGATGAGTAACCTGATTGGTAATGATGCCTTCCAGGAGTGTGACATGGTGGGGATCTCCCGCCCGGTCGTCAAACACAGCTTCCTGGTGCAGAACCCGGAAGACATTCCGGAAATTGTCAAAAAAGCCTTCTATATTGCTGCCAGCGGCCGTCCGGGCCCGGTGGTGATTGATATCCCGAAAGATATGCTGAACCCGGCAGAAACCTACCCGTACAAATACCCCGAGTCGATCGCGATGCGCTCGTACAATCCGACCACTCAGGGGCACAAGGGACAGATCAAGCGCGGGCTGCGGGCCTTGCTGTCTGCCAAGAAGCCGGTGTTGTATGTCGGCGGCGGCGCGATTATGGCGGAATGCGGCGAACAACTGCTGCAGTTGGCCGAGCGGCTCAACCTGCCGGTGGTCAGTACCCTGATGGGGCTGGGCGCCTTCCCGGGCACCCACCACAACAGCCTGGGGATGCTGGGGATGCACGGTACCTATGAAGCCAATATGACCATGCATAACTCAGATCTGATCTTCGGGGTCGGGGTACGCTTTGACGATCGGACCACCAATAACGTTGCCAAGTACTGCCCGAATGCCACGGTGATGCACATTGATATTGACCCGTCTTCGATCTCAAAAACGATTGCGGCAGATATTCCGATTGTCGGCTCGGCTGAAGCGGTGCTGAGTAGCATGCTGAAGATGCTCGACGAGCAGGACAGCAGCAACGATGGTGAGGCGATTGACAGCTGGTGGAGTGAGATTGAATCCTGGCGTGCCCGCAAATGCCTGAGCTATGCCACGGATAACGAGCGGATTAAACCGCAGCAGGTGATCGAAGTGCTGCACAAGCTGACCGATGGCGAGGCGTATGTCGCCTCCGATGTCGGCCAGCATCAGATGTTTGCCGCCCTGTACTACCCGTTTGATAAACCGCGCCGCTGGATCAACTCCGGTGGTCTCGGCACCATGGGCTTCGGCCTGCCGGCGGCCATGGGCGTGAAGTTTGCCCTGCCGGATGCCGAGGTGGTGTGTGTGACCGGTGACGGCAGCATCCAGATGAATATCCAGGAGCTGTCGACGGCGCTGCAGTACGACATTCCGGTGAAGATCATCAATCTGAATAATCGCTTCCTGGGAATGGTGAAACAGTGGCAGGATATGATTTACCAGGGCCGCCACTCGCATTCCTATATGGATTCGGTGCCGGATTTCGCCGCGATTGCCGAAGCTTACGGCCATGTCGGGGTTCGGATTTCCGATCCGGCCAAGCTGGAAAGCGAACTGGAAAAGGCACTGGCGATGAAAGACAAGCTGGTGTTTATCGACATCAGTGTGGATGAAACCGAACACGTGTACCCGATGTTGATCCGGGGTGGTTCGATGAGTGAAATGTGGCTAAGTAAAACGGAGAGAACATAA
- a CDS encoding AMP-dependent synthetase/ligase: MAKLDFHIVNRIRAQVARLGDRAALRHQAAGQWLDISWREFGAQIHQLALALAGQGLKVQDKVAIFSNNMPRWTIADFATLYNRCVTVPIYPTNTPQQAAYILNDADVRVLFVGEQAQHDAALALADDCPQLERIVVMDESVVLADHPLVCHYRDFIDTYAPQADVAVLARRLDEIRMDDLLTLIYTSGTTGTPKGVMLDYANVASQIESHDQKLALDEGDTSLCFLPLSHVFERAWTFYVLHRGGINCYLSDTNQLKTALPAVKPNVMAAVPRVYEKIYSAVHDKVSRAPLHRKVMFTWAVNMGARMALARQECRPPSWLLQKSYNLADKLVLSKLRDLLGGNIKFMPCGGAKLDESIGRFFHAIGINVKLGYGMTETTATVSCWDDQCFNPDSIGMPMPGAEVKIGENNEILVRGPMVMRGYYNMPEETAKNFTADGFLKTGDAGHFDEHGNLFITDRIKELMKTSGGKYIAPQVIEGAIGKDHFIEQIAVIADTRKFVSALIVPCFETLEAHARELNIKYQDRLELIKHTQIIELIEKRVVELQKDLARFEQVKKFTLLPKAFSMDQGELTPTQKLRRKVIQDRYHQQIEEMYEESHKRSPRPH, translated from the coding sequence ATGGCTAAACTTGATTTTCATATCGTCAATCGAATTCGTGCCCAGGTTGCCCGGCTGGGCGATCGGGCTGCCTTGCGGCATCAGGCCGCCGGCCAATGGCTGGATATCAGCTGGCGCGAATTCGGGGCGCAGATCCACCAACTGGCACTGGCGCTGGCCGGTCAGGGACTAAAGGTTCAGGACAAGGTCGCGATCTTTTCCAACAACATGCCGCGCTGGACCATCGCTGATTTCGCCACCCTGTATAACCGTTGTGTCACGGTGCCGATTTACCCGACCAACACCCCGCAGCAGGCGGCTTACATCCTCAATGATGCCGATGTCCGGGTGTTGTTTGTCGGCGAGCAGGCGCAGCATGATGCAGCGCTGGCACTGGCCGACGACTGCCCGCAGCTCGAGCGCATCGTGGTGATGGACGAGAGCGTGGTGCTGGCTGATCACCCGCTGGTGTGCCATTACCGCGACTTTATCGACACTTATGCGCCGCAGGCGGATGTGGCGGTGCTGGCCCGGCGTCTGGACGAGATCCGGATGGACGATCTGCTGACCCTGATCTATACCTCGGGCACCACAGGGACGCCGAAAGGGGTGATGCTCGATTATGCCAACGTAGCCTCGCAGATCGAGTCCCATGATCAGAAGCTGGCCCTGGATGAAGGGGATACCTCGTTGTGCTTTTTGCCGCTCTCGCACGTGTTCGAGCGCGCCTGGACCTTTTATGTCCTGCACCGGGGCGGCATCAACTGCTACCTGTCGGATACCAATCAGCTCAAAACGGCCTTGCCGGCGGTGAAGCCGAATGTGATGGCTGCCGTGCCGCGGGTATATGAGAAAATTTACTCTGCGGTCCACGACAAGGTCTCCCGGGCGCCGCTGCACCGGAAGGTAATGTTTACCTGGGCGGTCAATATGGGCGCGCGGATGGCGCTGGCGCGTCAGGAGTGTCGCCCGCCGTCCTGGCTGCTGCAAAAGAGTTACAACCTGGCCGACAAGCTGGTGCTGAGCAAGCTGCGGGATCTGCTGGGCGGGAACATTAAGTTTATGCCATGTGGCGGCGCCAAGCTGGATGAAAGTATTGGCCGTTTCTTCCATGCTATCGGGATCAACGTCAAGCTGGGGTACGGGATGACCGAAACCACGGCCACGGTGTCCTGCTGGGACGATCAGTGCTTTAACCCCGATTCGATCGGGATGCCGATGCCGGGTGCGGAAGTGAAGATCGGCGAGAATAACGAGATCCTGGTGCGCGGGCCGATGGTGATGCGCGGCTACTACAATATGCCGGAAGAAACGGCCAAAAACTTTACTGCAGATGGCTTCCTTAAAACCGGTGATGCCGGTCACTTCGACGAGCATGGTAACCTGTTCATTACCGATCGGATCAAGGAGCTGATGAAGACCTCGGGCGGGAAATATATCGCCCCGCAGGTCATCGAAGGAGCGATTGGTAAAGATCACTTCATTGAGCAGATCGCGGTGATCGCCGATACCCGCAAGTTTGTCTCGGCGCTGATCGTACCGTGTTTCGAAACCCTGGAAGCCCACGCCCGCGAACTCAATATTAAGTATCAGGACCGGCTGGAGCTGATCAAGCACACCCAGATCATTGAGCTGATTGAAAAGCGGGTGGTTGAGTTGCAAAAAGATCTGGCTCGCTTTGAGCAGGTGAAGAAATTTACCCTGCTACCGAAGGCCTTTTCGATGGATCAGGGCGAGTTGACCCCGACCCAGAAGTTGCGGCGGAAAGTGATCCAGGATCGCTACCATCAGCAAATTGAGGAAATGTACGAAGAGAGCCATAAGCGCTCGCCGCGTCCGCATTAA
- the leuO gene encoding transcriptional regulator LeuO: MTRRSSSIHPTDRFGAESTLRGVDLNLLTVFDAVMQEQNITRAAQNLGMSQPAVSNAVARLKVMFNDELFIRHGRGIQPTLRAKQIFGPIRQALQLVRNELPSSIFSPETSSRTFKLAVCSPSDIRFAPRILNQIAEQAPNLRIHLEAEFDAELPQKMRYQEIDFVIDYVRFDESGFRSTELFSDELVVIAAGNHPRLGDAISAADFAAEKHAVLAAVPGVKLFADRIYHQQSHFQEAYQGASLSNIMYVVGQSDLIAVVPRWLAESARESLQLNILPLPFEHAYISGYLSWHESSEKDKGHIWMRDQLLTVCGDTTA; this comes from the coding sequence ATGACGCGAAGAAGTTCATCCATTCATCCGACGGATAGATTTGGCGCAGAGTCGACGCTGCGTGGCGTGGATCTGAATTTGCTGACAGTATTTGATGCGGTGATGCAAGAGCAGAACATCACCCGGGCGGCGCAAAATCTGGGTATGTCCCAGCCTGCGGTGAGTAATGCTGTCGCCCGGCTGAAGGTGATGTTTAACGATGAACTGTTCATCCGCCATGGCCGCGGGATCCAACCAACGCTTCGGGCCAAGCAGATTTTCGGCCCGATCCGCCAGGCGCTGCAGCTGGTTCGCAATGAGCTGCCGTCGTCTATTTTTTCCCCGGAAACTTCCAGCCGTACGTTCAAGCTGGCAGTGTGCAGTCCGTCCGATATCCGCTTTGCACCGCGGATCCTTAACCAGATTGCCGAACAGGCACCCAACCTGCGGATTCACCTGGAAGCCGAGTTCGATGCTGAGCTGCCGCAGAAAATGCGTTACCAGGAAATTGATTTCGTGATCGATTATGTCCGCTTTGATGAGTCGGGTTTTCGCAGCACTGAGCTGTTCAGCGATGAGCTGGTGGTGATTGCCGCCGGTAATCACCCCCGCCTGGGCGATGCGATCAGTGCCGCTGACTTTGCCGCTGAAAAACATGCGGTGCTTGCTGCGGTACCGGGCGTGAAGTTGTTTGCCGATCGGATTTATCACCAGCAGAGCCATTTCCAGGAAGCGTACCAGGGGGCCAGCCTGAGCAATATCATGTATGTGGTCGGCCAGTCTGATTTGATTGCCGTGGTGCCGCGCTGGCTGGCTGAGTCGGCCCGGGAATCTTTGCAGCTGAATATTCTGCCCTTGCCGTTTGAGCACGCCTATATCAGTGGCTACTTGAGCTGGCACGAATCCTCGGAAAAAGACAAAGGCCATATCTGGATGCGCGATCAGCTCCTGACCGTGTGTGGGGATACCACCGCCTGA
- a CDS encoding MJ1255/VC2487 family glycosyltransferase produces the protein MKILYGIQGTGNGHISRAREMARACRQLGVDVDYLFSGRPAEQYFDMACFGDFQTRRGLTFVTENGQLNQWKTLTHNRPGEFVRDVRQLDLSDYDVVLNDFEPVSAWAARRQKVHSIGISHQSAFLYPVPKKDETGLDRLITRYFAPTSQQLGLHWHHFGHLILPPIVPPRQGLRADSDGSILVYLPFEELGKVLALLTRFSQIHFYCYHPAVKEDQELENISIRALNRDSFHHRLHCCDGVIANGGFELPSEAIGQGKKLLLKPLHGQYEQQSNVATLEQMGLARSMAYLDPSAVRQWLDSDAAGAVVFPDVALAIARWVLAGEWHQSDELWQQLWQQVEFPDMVREAMAEFHPSVPEQSRLFSISDNY, from the coding sequence ATGAAAATACTTTACGGCATTCAGGGGACCGGGAACGGTCATATTTCACGGGCGCGGGAGATGGCCCGGGCATGTCGCCAGCTTGGCGTTGATGTGGATTACCTGTTTTCCGGTCGCCCCGCAGAGCAATATTTCGATATGGCCTGCTTCGGAGATTTCCAGACCCGCCGCGGCCTGACTTTTGTAACGGAAAACGGTCAGCTGAACCAATGGAAAACCCTGACCCATAACCGGCCGGGGGAGTTTGTACGCGATGTGCGTCAGCTGGATCTCAGTGATTATGATGTGGTGCTCAACGACTTCGAGCCGGTGTCGGCCTGGGCTGCCCGGCGGCAGAAGGTGCACAGTATCGGGATCAGTCATCAGAGTGCCTTTCTTTACCCGGTGCCGAAGAAAGATGAAACCGGGTTGGATCGGCTGATCACCCGCTACTTTGCTCCCACTTCCCAGCAACTGGGGCTGCACTGGCATCACTTCGGCCATCTGATCCTGCCGCCGATCGTCCCGCCGAGGCAGGGGCTCAGGGCCGACAGCGACGGCAGTATTCTGGTTTACCTGCCGTTTGAAGAGTTGGGCAAGGTGCTGGCGCTGCTGACTCGTTTTTCCCAAATCCATTTCTACTGTTACCATCCGGCGGTGAAAGAAGATCAGGAACTGGAAAATATCAGCATCCGCGCGCTCAACCGCGACAGCTTTCATCATCGCCTGCATTGCTGTGACGGGGTGATTGCCAACGGCGGCTTTGAGCTGCCTTCAGAAGCGATTGGGCAGGGGAAAAAGTTGCTGCTCAAGCCGCTGCACGGTCAGTATGAGCAGCAGAGCAATGTGGCGACGCTGGAACAAATGGGCCTGGCGCGGTCGATGGCCTATCTGGATCCGTCTGCCGTGCGCCAGTGGCTCGACAGCGATGCGGCCGGGGCGGTGGTGTTTCCGGATGTCGCGCTGGCGATTGCCCGCTGGGTCCTGGCCGGGGAGTGGCATCAGTCTGATGAATTATGGCAACAGCTGTGGCAGCAGGTGGAATTTCCGGACATGGTGCGTGAAGCGATGGCCGAATTTCATCCTTCGGTTCCGGAGCAAAGCCGACTTTTTTCAATCAGCGACAATTATTAA
- a CDS encoding phosphatase PAP2 family protein, translated as MTVLAPIQRFDTAFSSLCLCHRFNRQVATFSRAVSRSGDGPLYVAFGLVAWLFDKQQGVQVLTLGLLAFLLELPVYLVLKNMFKRERPRELPSFIQPSDKYSLPSGHTAAAFIMASLITTFYPMAAWIVWPWAVMVGLSRVLLGVHFITDIVAGAALGLVCFELVLGAL; from the coding sequence ATGACCGTTCTTGCACCGATACAGCGTTTTGATACCGCGTTTTCAAGTCTTTGTCTGTGCCACCGGTTTAATCGTCAGGTTGCGACCTTTAGTCGCGCGGTGTCACGCTCCGGAGATGGCCCTCTGTATGTGGCCTTCGGCCTGGTGGCCTGGCTGTTCGACAAGCAGCAGGGCGTCCAGGTGCTGACGCTCGGGTTGCTGGCCTTCCTGTTGGAACTGCCGGTCTACCTGGTGCTGAAAAACATGTTCAAACGGGAACGCCCCCGCGAGCTGCCCAGTTTTATCCAACCTTCTGACAAGTACAGCTTGCCTTCCGGCCATACCGCGGCCGCCTTCATCATGGCTTCACTCATCACCACTTTTTATCCCATGGCTGCCTGGATCGTCTGGCCCTGGGCGGTGATGGTCGGGTTGTCCCGGGTGCTGCTCGGGGTTCACTTTATTACTGATATTGTTGCCGGCGCCGCGCTTGGCCTGGTCTGCTTTGAGCTCGTGTTGGGGGCGTTATGA
- a CDS encoding TetR/AcrR family transcriptional regulator, with translation MTGKAGRPVGGSDARGRLIVAARQLFVALPYAKVSTRMVASRAEVNVALIRYYFGNKGGLFETMLRESIAPIQAEMQKAVTVGGVKSIGDVMRTYYRIMSPNPDLPKLIVRAMMMAPGDVQREAIEGVFRDIVPLAQSLMLEQMRERGMLRTEIEPEMAKMTIISMMVFPFLAPPSLLGLHGITLDEDWLNALADHNVAVLTGGMMVQPDARPEPMPGSEPTLKTSA, from the coding sequence ATGACGGGAAAAGCAGGACGGCCGGTGGGAGGCTCTGATGCCAGGGGACGGCTGATTGTCGCCGCCCGGCAACTGTTTGTCGCCCTGCCTTACGCCAAGGTTTCGACCCGGATGGTCGCCAGCCGGGCGGAGGTGAATGTGGCCCTGATCCGCTATTACTTCGGCAACAAGGGGGGCTTGTTTGAAACCATGCTGCGGGAGTCGATCGCCCCGATCCAGGCGGAGATGCAAAAAGCGGTGACGGTGGGTGGCGTCAAGAGTATCGGAGATGTGATGCGGACTTATTATCGGATCATGAGCCCGAATCCGGATCTGCCGAAACTGATCGTCCGCGCGATGATGATGGCGCCCGGGGATGTGCAGCGCGAGGCGATCGAGGGGGTCTTTCGCGACATTGTCCCGCTCGCCCAGTCACTGATGCTGGAGCAGATGCGTGAGCGCGGTATGCTGCGCACGGAGATTGAGCCGGAAATGGCCAAGATGACGATCATCAGCATGATGGTGTTCCCGTTTCTCGCGCCGCCGTCTTTGCTGGGGCTTCATGGGATCACGTTAGATGAGGACTGGCTCAATGCCCTGGCCGATCATAATGTCGCGGTGCTGACGGGTGGCATGATGGTGCAACCGGATGCGCGGCCGGAGCCCATGCCGGGCTCAGAACCAACCTTGAAGACATCGGCTTGA
- the leuA gene encoding 2-isopropylmalate synthase, translating to MNDQVIIFDTTLRDGEQALSASLTVREKLQIAYALERLGVDVIEAGFPVSSPGDFESVQTIARHIKNSRVCALSRAVAKDIDVAAESLKVAEAFRIHTFISTSTIHVQDKLRRSYDDVIEMGVAAVKRARQYTDDVEFSCEDAGRTPIDNLCRMVEAAINAGATTVNIPDTVGYTLPSEFGGIITQLFNRVPNIDKAVISVHCHDDLGMSVANSMAAVQAGARQVEGTINGIGERAGNCALEEIAMIIKTRAELLGVETGLKYDEISRTSKLVSQLCNMPIQANKAIVGANAFSHSSGIHQDGMLKNKNTYEIMTPESIGLKNQALNLTSRSGRAAVKSHMDTMGYNESEYDLDTLYADFLKLADRKGQVFDYDLEALMYFANLREEDDYYKLNYLSVQSGSVMATTSIKLQCGEEEKCEAAVGNGPVDALYQCIYRLTGYEIVLDKFDLTAKGEGEDGLGQADIIANYKGRKYHGTGLATDIVEASGQALLHVINSIHRADQIEQIKQKSHMETV from the coding sequence ATGAATGATCAGGTCATTATTTTCGACACCACCTTACGTGACGGCGAGCAGGCGCTGTCCGCCAGCTTAACGGTCAGAGAGAAATTGCAAATCGCCTATGCGCTGGAGCGGTTGGGCGTCGATGTGATTGAGGCCGGTTTCCCCGTTTCCTCACCGGGCGACTTTGAATCGGTCCAGACCATCGCCCGGCACATCAAAAACAGCCGGGTCTGCGCCTTGTCCCGCGCGGTGGCCAAAGATATTGATGTTGCAGCCGAATCCCTGAAAGTCGCCGAAGCCTTCCGTATCCACACCTTCATTTCTACCTCAACCATCCACGTTCAGGACAAACTGCGCCGCAGCTATGACGACGTCATCGAGATGGGTGTCGCTGCGGTCAAACGTGCCCGCCAGTACACCGATGATGTCGAGTTCTCCTGTGAAGATGCCGGGCGTACCCCGATTGACAACCTGTGCCGGATGGTCGAAGCGGCGATCAACGCCGGGGCGACCACGGTCAACATCCCGGACACCGTCGGCTACACCCTGCCGAGCGAGTTTGGCGGCATCATCACCCAGCTGTTCAACCGGGTGCCGAATATTGATAAAGCCGTGATTTCCGTCCACTGCCACGACGATTTGGGGATGTCGGTCGCCAACTCCATGGCTGCGGTTCAGGCCGGTGCCCGCCAGGTCGAGGGCACCATCAACGGCATCGGAGAGCGGGCCGGGAACTGCGCCCTGGAAGAGATCGCGATGATCATCAAAACCCGCGCCGAGCTGCTGGGGGTGGAGACCGGCCTCAAGTATGACGAGATCTCCCGCACCAGCAAGCTGGTCAGTCAGCTGTGCAACATGCCGATCCAGGCCAACAAGGCGATTGTCGGTGCCAATGCCTTCAGCCACTCCTCAGGCATTCACCAGGACGGCATGCTGAAGAATAAGAATACTTACGAAATCATGACCCCGGAGTCCATCGGCCTGAAGAATCAGGCGCTGAACCTGACTTCGCGCTCCGGCCGTGCCGCGGTGAAGAGTCACATGGACACCATGGGCTACAACGAGAGCGAGTACGACTTAGATACCCTGTACGCCGACTTCCTGAAGCTGGCTGATCGCAAGGGCCAGGTCTTCGACTACGACTTAGAAGCGTTGATGTATTTCGCCAACCTGCGTGAGGAAGACGATTACTACAAGCTGAACTATCTGAGCGTGCAGTCCGGCAGCGTGATGGCCACCACCAGCATCAAGCTGCAATGTGGTGAAGAAGAGAAATGCGAAGCGGCGGTCGGCAACGGCCCGGTCGACGCCCTCTACCAGTGCATCTACCGCCTGACCGGCTATGAAATCGTGCTGGATAAGTTCGACCTGACCGCCAAGGGCGAAGGCGAAGACGGACTGGGCCAGGCCGATATCATCGCCAACTACAAAGGCCGCAAATACCACGGCACCGGCCTGGCGACCGACATTGTCGAAGCCTCCGGCCAGGCGCTGCTGCACGTGATCAACAGTATTCACCGTGCCGATCAAATTGAACAAATTAAACAAAAATCCCATATGGAGACCGTATAA